The sequence below is a genomic window from Mycobacterium sp. ITM-2016-00316.
TGCGCGCATGGCTTTTTCGGGTGCTCACCAACACCCACATCAGCAACCATCGCCGCCGGTCGAGCCGACCCACCGAAGTGACAGCAGCCGAGTTCACCGACGGTCAACTCGCGGCCGACAACCGCTACCGGATGCGATCCGCCGAGGCGATGGCACTGGACTCCCTGCCCGACCGCGCGGTCACCGACGCCCTGACCGCATTGCCCGAGAACTTTCGGATCGCGGTGTTCTATGCGGATGTCGTGGGCCTGTCCTACCGGGACATCGCCGCCATCACCGGGACACCGGTCGGCACCGTCATGTCGCGGTTGCACCGCGGCCGCGCCCAGTTGCGCCACCTGCTCGCCGACGTCGCCACCGACCACGGCTACCACCACAGTCCGCGGCTGAAAGCATCATGAGAACAGCCGGAGTCCGCACTTCTCGAACACCACTGGCACGGCCGCGGTCTGAGACAAGGAGACTGTCATGAGCGAACCAACGGCGGGGTGGCCGGCACTGCGTGTCGACGATTGGGAGCCCACGCGCCAGACGCTGCACATGTGGACCCAGATCATCGGGAAAATACGACTGGCGCATGCACCGTTGCTCAACCATTGGTGGCAGGTGCCGCTATACGTGTCACCGCGCGGACTCACGACCTCGGCGATTCCGGTGGACACGAGGCTGTTCGACGTGGAGTTCGACTTCGTCGACCATGCGCTGAAGGTCCGGGTGAGCGACGGCGGTGCCGGCTCGATCTCGTTGCGCGACAAGTCGGTCGCGCAGTTTCACAACGAGGTTCTGGGCCTACTCGCCCGCTCGGGGATCGAGGTGCAGATCTCCGCCGGGCCCAACGAGGTGGACCCGGCAGTACCCTTCGTCGAGAATGTCCAGTCCGCGTATGACGCGGACGCGGTCGGCAAGTTCTGGCAGCAGCTGATCCAGGCCGACAGGGTCATCGGCCAGTTCCGGTCCCGTTTCATCGGGAAGGTCAGTCCGGTGCACTTCTTCTGGGGCTCGTTCGACCTGGCCTGCAGCCGGTTCTCCGGACGTCCCGCGCCGCCGCACCCCGGCGGGGCGCCGAACTGTGGCGACTGGGTCATGGTCGAGGGCTACTCCCACGAACTGACCAGTTGCGGCTTTTGGCCCGGGGGTGGCGACGAGGGTGCGTTCTACGCCTACGCCTACCCCGAGCCGGACGGCTACGCCGAGTTCCCGGGTTGCCCCGACGGAGCCTTCTACGACAGCAAGCTCCGGCAGTACCTGTTGCCGTATGAGGCGGTGCGCACGGCCGACGATCCGGAGCAACTGGTGCTGGACTTCCTCGAGTTCACCTACGTTGCGGCGGCGGATCTGGCGGGATGGGACCGCGCGGCGCTCGAGGTCGATCCCAAGCGTTGGCACTGAAGGTTGCCGGCTCGTCCAAATCGCCCTCGGTGCACGTTTCATCGGCTAGCCTGCGATCAGTCCGTCCCATCGATGGTCGAGTTGTCGCGAATATCGCTCGGCGTCAATATGTTTGGTCGGCGGATTGCCGTGAGGCCCGACGCAGGAGCACGCGATGAGATGGACCACCACCGGATTACCCGGCACCGTGACGAAGAGCATTGCGGGCGGTGCGCTCATCTTTCTTGCGGTCACCGGTGCCCCCGCGCAGGCGTTCGCGATGCCCGGCACCTTCGGCGCGCCCGTGCCGCTCGAACCTCCCACCGGCCCGGACGACGACTCCTGCATCAGCCAGCCCGCCGATCCGGTGTGCGGAGGCGGGCCGTACGCGCTGCCATCTCCTCCGACGATTTCCATGCCGTCGCCCGCAATGGACGGCGGGATGCCCGGCATTGCCGGCATCGGCGGGATGCCCGGGACCATCTGACACGTCCGCGGCGCCGCCTACCACCGTCCACGAGAGGAACACCATGACCATCACCGGCGTGCGGTCCGCGGTCTTCATCATCGCGGCGGGCGTGGCGGTCGGATCGGCAGGCACCGCATGGGCCGGTGGGCCGCCCGGCGCCATATCGGGTGAACTGAGCGGCACCTATAGCTATCAGTCCGACACCGGACGACTCACCACCTGGGTGATCACGCCGTGCGGACCCGGATGCGCCGACGTGGCCGTCACGCCCGTCACCGACCCGAGAGTGAACCCCCACGGCGGGCAGGCGCGGCTGGCCGACGGGCGGTGGGTGTTGATCGTGCCGTCCACGCAGGCCGTTCGGTGCAAGCCGCCCAACGATGGTGTGACGGTCCCTGGAACCGTCACCTTTTCGCTCGATGCAGGCTCGATGAGCGGTACCGCCGTCCACGTTCAGTCCGTCGCGGGCTGCGGCGATCCGGCCGGGGCAACCTATCGGGGCGGCTTCACCCTGACGAAGGTCGGATAGCTCGGGGTTCTGCCTAACGCATCGCCCGTCCCGCCGATCCCAGCATCTGTGCGGCCTCGACAACCCTTGCCGCCATGGCATTCTCGGCCGGCTTACCCAGGATCTCGGGTCGTAGGCCTTCTTGTTGCCGTAGCCACCGTCGACCTTGAGCACCTGGTCGTAGTGGGAGATCATGTGGCCGGCGATGGACCGGGTGAACGCGTATTGAGTGTCGGTGTCGACGTTCATCTTGACGACGCCGCTGGCGACGGCCGACGCGATGTCCTCGGCGCTCGACCCGGACCCACCGTGGAAGACGAGGTCGAATGGCTTGGCCCTGCCGGTTTCACCACCGATGACGGTCTGGATCTCCTCGAGGATCTCCGGACGCAGGTGCACCGATTCCGGGTGGTAGACGCCGTGCACGTTGCCGAAGGTCAGCGCGGTGAGGTAGCGACCGCGCTCTCCGGTGCCCAGCGCCTGCACGGTGGCGCGCGCGTCGTCCACGGTGGAGTACAGCTTGTCGTTGATCTCATGGGACACGCCGTCCTCCTCGCCGCCGATCACACCGACCTCGATCTCCAGCAGCGTGTTCGCTTCCACCGACGCCTCCAGCAGGCCTTCGGCGATACGGAGGTTCTCCTCGAGCGGCACCGCGGATCCGTCCCACATGTGCGATTGGTACAGCGGATCCAGCCCGCGTCTGCGCCGTTCTGTCGCGTCGGCGATCAGCGGCCGGACCCAGTCGTCGAGATTCTCCGCGGGGCAGTGATCGGTGTGCAGAGCGACGGTCACCGGATAGTGCTGTGCGACCTCGTGCGCGTAGAGCGCCAGCGCCTTCGAGCCCGCGAAGCGGTTCTGCACCGCATTGCCCGACAGGTAGAGCGCGGTGCCCAGGGACACCTGGATGATGCCGTCGCTGTCGGCCTCGGAGAACCCCTGTAGGGCGGCGTTGAGGGTCTGTGAACTGGTCACGTTGATGGCCGGATACGCGAACGCGCCCTCCTTGGCGCGATCCAGCATCGCCACATAGTGCTCAGGGGTTGCAATCGGCATGATGGACAGTCCTATCGGTGGTCAGGTGCATCCGCACGAATTGCGGTGGTGAAAGGTCGTGGGCACGCGAATCTGCTGCGGCGCGTCATCGCTTCCGTGGATGCGGCGCAGCAGCAGCTCGACCGCGGTGACACCGATCGTCTCGACGTCCTGTGCCGCGGCGGTGAGTCTGGGCGCGAAGAGATCCGACCATTCGAAGTCGTCGTAACACGAGAAGGCCACCTCTCCTGGTATCGACAAGCCAAGTGTGCGAAGGGCTTTGAGCGTTCCGATGGTCATGGCGTTGTTCAGGGACACCAGCGCGGTGGGCCGGTCGGTGTGCGACATCAGGGCGTGCACCACACGTTCGGCCACGTCGGTGTTGGAATCGCCGTCGAGGACCAGCGCGGGGTCCACGGCGATACCACGATCGGCCAGCGCCGCGCAGTAGCCATCGAATCGCTCGATGGTGGAGGAGATCCCGGCAAGGCCGCGGACGACGGCGATGCGGCGGTGCCCGAGGTCGAGCAGATGCGCGGTCAGCGACCGCGCCGAGGAGAAATTCTCCGGGCCGACCTGATCGCACCCGGCGTCGACACCGCGATCGATCAGGACGAGTGGGGTTCCGCTGCGGGTGATCTCGGGCAGGGTGATCCGCTCCGACCCGGCCGCGGGCGCCACGATCATCCCGTCCACCTGGCGGTCCAGCAGCGAACCGGTCACGCGCTGCTCCGAGATCACATCGTCATGGGAGTCCCCGACGATCAGGACGTACCCGGCGTCGGACAGCGCCCGCTCCACGGCGTGCACCAGGCTGCCGAAGTAC
It includes:
- a CDS encoding sigma-70 family RNA polymerase sigma factor, with amino-acid sequence MEHLPAPSGAGDRSVAGAELVARFERDALPMRDLIFCSALKMTRHRADAEDLTQEVMLKAFRSFHSFRPGTNLRAWLFRVLTNTHISNHRRRSSRPTEVTAAEFTDGQLAADNRYRMRSAEAMALDSLPDRAVTDALTALPENFRIAVFYADVVGLSYRDIAAITGTPVGTVMSRLHRGRAQLRHLLADVATDHGYHHSPRLKAS
- a CDS encoding DUF5996 family protein, translating into MSEPTAGWPALRVDDWEPTRQTLHMWTQIIGKIRLAHAPLLNHWWQVPLYVSPRGLTTSAIPVDTRLFDVEFDFVDHALKVRVSDGGAGSISLRDKSVAQFHNEVLGLLARSGIEVQISAGPNEVDPAVPFVENVQSAYDADAVGKFWQQLIQADRVIGQFRSRFIGKVSPVHFFWGSFDLACSRFSGRPAPPHPGGAPNCGDWVMVEGYSHELTSCGFWPGGGDEGAFYAYAYPEPDGYAEFPGCPDGAFYDSKLRQYLLPYEAVRTADDPEQLVLDFLEFTYVAAADLAGWDRAALEVDPKRWH
- a CDS encoding LacI family DNA-binding transcriptional regulator, whose translation is MKTMGDVARIAGVSPSTVSHVLNGTRKVNTATRLRVEAAIEEIGYRRNGVARSLAAGRTHTVGLSISALTNPYFGSLVHAVERALSDAGYVLIVGDSHDDVISEQRVTGSLLDRQVDGMIVAPAAGSERITLPEITRSGTPLVLIDRGVDAGCDQVGPENFSSARSLTAHLLDLGHRRIAVVRGLAGISSTIERFDGYCAALADRGIAVDPALVLDGDSNTDVAERVVHALMSHTDRPTALVSLNNAMTIGTLKALRTLGLSIPGEVAFSCYDDFEWSDLFAPRLTAAAQDVETIGVTAVELLLRRIHGSDDAPQQIRVPTTFHHRNSCGCT